The following coding sequences are from one Candidatus Methylomirabilota bacterium window:
- a CDS encoding glycosyltransferase family 4 protein translates to MIDHGHQPEIFVSSSLEPRILMHEGIRVERVPPRLWPRILGRVLTVAGDHWGTLFGSVARSLALTEAMERRHRELPFDIVQSADYLAVGLTIRRAKSRVHLVRCSWAADLFNKVDGRHHRAARWQEGLERAAIRRADKAYAPSQFVAEHFRTRHRIPVEVLRPPLGLEVASSASRPCGLPERFFLHFGHLRRPKGTHWLGESLKRVFEVEPSLRMVWVGRGNFTEVGTLLSGLGRHRSKVQVLYPLPKPEMYGVLQHADAAVLPSLVDNLPNTVIESLMVGIPVIGTRGASIDELVEQGVTGELVAPGDVEGLASAMVRVWRGQSPVRKGFVWRGGIVDEMQPERAVEKFLQMAGARNGESYPLVKSASSGNLRS, encoded by the coding sequence TTGATTGACCATGGGCATCAACCAGAGATTTTTGTTTCCAGTTCTCTTGAGCCTCGAATCTTGATGCACGAGGGCATTCGGGTGGAGCGGGTTCCGCCGCGGTTGTGGCCTAGAATCCTGGGGCGAGTGTTAACGGTGGCTGGAGATCATTGGGGAACTCTATTTGGGTCGGTTGCGAGGTCGCTTGCACTAACGGAAGCAATGGAACGCAGACACCGAGAACTCCCCTTCGACATAGTTCAGAGTGCAGATTACCTCGCCGTCGGTCTCACTATACGCCGAGCGAAGAGCCGTGTTCATCTTGTTCGGTGTAGCTGGGCGGCTGACTTGTTTAATAAGGTTGATGGGCGCCATCACAGGGCTGCAAGATGGCAAGAAGGATTGGAGCGCGCGGCAATACGACGCGCGGACAAAGCATATGCACCAAGCCAGTTTGTGGCTGAACACTTCCGAACCCGGCACCGAATACCAGTCGAGGTTTTGCGTCCACCACTCGGGCTGGAGGTAGCCTCTTCCGCAAGTCGTCCCTGTGGACTGCCTGAGCGATTCTTTCTCCATTTTGGCCATCTCAGACGCCCGAAGGGAACGCATTGGCTTGGCGAATCGCTCAAGCGCGTTTTCGAGGTAGAACCATCCCTACGGATGGTCTGGGTGGGACGTGGTAACTTCACCGAAGTGGGAACCCTGCTCTCCGGACTTGGGCGGCATCGCTCAAAAGTCCAGGTTCTGTATCCACTCCCAAAACCGGAAATGTACGGCGTATTGCAGCATGCCGATGCGGCCGTACTTCCGTCGCTTGTGGACAATCTGCCAAACACCGTGATTGAAAGTCTGATGGTGGGGATTCCGGTCATCGGAACCCGCGGCGCGAGCATTGATGAGCTTGTTGAACAAGGCGTAACGGGCGAACTTGTTGCTCCGGGTGACGTCGAAGGTCTTGCTTCTGCTATGGTGCGAGTTTGGAGGGGGCAAAGCCCGGTTCGAAAAGGCTTCGTGTGGCGTGGCGGTATTGTGGACGAAATGCAGCCCGAAAGAGCCGTTGAGAAGTTCCTGCAAATGGCTGGAGCGCGGAATGGCGAGAGCTACCCGTTAGTAAAAAGTGCATCATCAGGTAATCTGCGAAGTTAA
- a CDS encoding DegT/DnrJ/EryC1/StrS family aminotransferase translates to MTVPSLDLKAQYATIRSEVREAIDRVCESQQFILGPEVAAFEQEVAAFCAGRFAIGVSSGTDALLAALMTIGVGPGDEVITTPYSFFATAGVIARCGARPVFADIDPLTFNLDPVAACEKITSRTKAIMPVHLFGRCADMDLVVKVAEERRIVVVEDAAQAIGSRDNAGRHAGTIGQMGCFSFFPGKNLGAFGDGGMVVTNDAKLAETIRMMRVHGSKPKYYHRIIGGNFRLDALHAAVLRVKLKFLPAWNEMRRSNAERYRMLCDEAGLTGLVTLPQDRPGHIYNQFVIRVPKRDQLRAFFRESGVDTHVYYPLPLHLQECFKDLGYQKEDCPHAEAAADDSLALPIYPELTTPQQQYVMGLIKEFYER, encoded by the coding sequence ATGACCGTCCCGTCTCTCGATCTGAAAGCCCAGTATGCTACCATCCGCTCGGAGGTCCGAGAAGCGATAGACCGGGTCTGCGAGTCTCAACAGTTCATCCTTGGTCCGGAAGTGGCGGCGTTTGAGCAGGAGGTCGCCGCGTTCTGTGCTGGTCGGTTCGCTATTGGGGTGTCATCCGGGACCGATGCGCTGTTGGCAGCTCTTATGACAATCGGCGTTGGACCGGGTGATGAGGTGATCACCACCCCATACTCCTTTTTTGCTACGGCCGGAGTGATTGCCCGGTGTGGCGCCCGCCCTGTCTTCGCGGATATTGATCCGTTGACCTTCAATCTCGATCCGGTGGCAGCGTGTGAAAAGATCACATCCCGGACAAAAGCGATCATGCCGGTTCATCTATTCGGGCGGTGCGCCGACATGGACTTGGTCGTCAAGGTCGCCGAAGAGCGTAGGATCGTTGTGGTCGAAGATGCGGCCCAGGCGATCGGATCCCGAGACAATGCGGGAAGGCATGCCGGAACCATTGGGCAGATGGGATGTTTTTCGTTCTTTCCTGGCAAGAACCTTGGTGCGTTCGGTGACGGCGGGATGGTCGTCACGAATGACGCAAAGCTGGCCGAGACGATTCGAATGATGCGAGTTCACGGCTCCAAGCCGAAATATTACCACCGTATTATCGGAGGAAACTTTCGTTTAGACGCGCTGCATGCGGCAGTTCTTCGAGTGAAGCTGAAGTTTCTACCGGCGTGGAATGAAATGCGCCGGAGCAATGCGGAGCGGTACCGGATGTTATGCGATGAAGCAGGCTTGACGGGTCTCGTAACGCTACCACAGGACAGGCCGGGGCATATCTATAATCAGTTTGTCATCCGAGTCCCTAAGCGGGACCAACTTCGGGCATTTTTTCGTGAGTCAGGAGTGGACACGCATGTCTACTACCCACTTCCCCTGCACCTCCAGGAATGCTTTAAGGACCTTGGCTACCAAAAAGAGGATTGTCCTCACGCAGAGGCTGCCGCGGATGACTCGTTAGCTCTTCCAATATATCCGGAATTGACCACGCCCCAGCAGCAATACGTCATGGGTCTCATAAAAGAGTTCTACGAAAGATGA
- a CDS encoding DegT/DnrJ/EryC1/StrS family aminotransferase, protein MGHQRSKRSQSPPLSGWSGDGYCNESWLVAPIRQEFKGCPGTGVQLVIRVPQRDQLRAFVRESGVDTHIYYPLPLHLQECFKDLGYKKGDFPHAEAAADGSLALPMYPELTEAQQRYVVSVLSEFYKR, encoded by the coding sequence ATCGGCCATCAACGGAGCAAACGATCTCAAAGCCCTCCCTTGTCAGGATGGAGCGGAGATGGCTATTGCAACGAATCATGGCTGGTGGCACCCATTAGACAGGAATTTAAGGGTTGTCCAGGAACCGGCGTACAACTTGTCATCCGCGTCCCTCAGCGGGACCAACTTCGGGCATTTGTTCGTGAGTCAGGGGTGGACACGCATATCTATTACCCACTTCCCCTGCATCTCCAGGAATGCTTCAAGGACCTTGGCTACAAAAAGGGAGATTTTCCTCACGCAGAGGCTGCCGCGGATGGTTCGTTGGCTCTACCAATGTACCCAGAATTGACCGAGGCTCAACAGCGATATGTCGTAAGCGTGCTGAGTGAATTCTATAAGAGATGA
- the wecB gene encoding UDP-N-acetylglucosamine 2-epimerase (non-hydrolyzing), with translation MKIVTIVGARPQFIKCAPVSREFRKVASEVLVHTGQHYDDNMSDLFFRDLEIPKPDYNLCVGSGSHGAQSGEMLKLIEEVLLKERPDYVVVFGDTNSTLAGALAAAKLHIPVAHVEAGLRSFNRQMPEEINRVITDHLSSLLFCPTETAVKNLAQEGITKGVELVGDVMYEALLNNLQIAECRSAILTRLNLQPKGYFLATIHRAENTDDGRRLQSILVALQELSAIHPVIWPVHPRTRLALESHHPSLQINQSLRLIDPVSYLDMLVLEKRSHVILTDSGGVQKEAYWFGVPCVTLRDETEWVETVEQGWNTVAGTDPDRIVAAAKSPAIPVSPLRLCDDGRAAERVVGILAGSWKAHVGSAATIN, from the coding sequence ATGAAGATTGTTACAATCGTAGGAGCCCGCCCACAGTTTATCAAGTGTGCCCCGGTATCTCGTGAATTTCGTAAAGTGGCAAGCGAAGTGTTGGTTCACACTGGCCAGCACTACGACGACAACATGAGCGATCTGTTCTTTCGGGATCTCGAGATCCCGAAGCCGGATTACAATCTTTGTGTTGGTTCTGGTTCTCATGGGGCGCAGAGCGGCGAGATGCTGAAACTGATCGAAGAAGTATTGCTAAAGGAGCGGCCCGACTACGTCGTGGTGTTCGGGGATACCAATTCTACGCTCGCGGGGGCTTTAGCGGCGGCAAAGCTGCATATTCCGGTCGCGCACGTTGAAGCAGGTCTGCGGAGTTTCAACCGGCAGATGCCGGAGGAAATCAACCGGGTGATAACCGACCACCTTTCATCTTTACTCTTTTGTCCTACCGAAACAGCGGTGAAAAATCTGGCGCAGGAAGGAATTACCAAGGGGGTAGAGCTCGTGGGCGATGTGATGTACGAAGCTCTGCTCAACAACTTGCAGATTGCCGAATGCAGATCAGCGATTCTCACACGACTCAACTTGCAACCCAAGGGGTACTTCCTCGCCACGATTCACCGGGCGGAAAATACAGATGATGGCAGGAGGCTCCAGTCCATCCTTGTGGCACTTCAGGAACTCAGCGCTATCCATCCTGTCATCTGGCCGGTCCACCCCCGCACTCGCCTAGCCCTCGAGAGTCACCACCCATCACTCCAAATCAATCAGTCGTTGCGCCTGATTGATCCCGTCTCATATCTCGACATGCTGGTATTGGAAAAGCGTTCGCATGTGATTCTTACGGACTCGGGAGGCGTGCAGAAAGAAGCCTATTGGTTTGGAGTGCCGTGTGTCACGCTACGCGACGAGACCGAATGGGTGGAAACAGTGGAGCAAGGCTGGAATACGGTAGCGGGCACTGACCCCGACCGTATCGTGGCTGCGGCGAAATCGCCCGCTATTCCGGTAAGTCCCCTGAGGCTCTGCGATGATGGCCGCGCTGCCGAGCGCGTTGTAGGGATTCTGGCCGGGTCCTGGAAGGCTCATGTAGGATCCGCCGCTACAATCAACTGA
- a CDS encoding glycosyltransferase family 2 protein, with protein sequence MFVAGGDLEILVSVVICTKDRLEDPVRCIESLLCQTRLPDEIVIIDASGGDQLKKRIEETFAASRVPLVYKHSKPGLTYQRNVSLGVLRGEVVFFFDDDVVLEPDFLAEILRVFENDVTGQVGGVMGRIVNLPHRRWLLNLYCRVFCLSRPGNGRFLRSGLATFPCNKDGEVLATDFLSGGITAYHQRVLKEFSWDESLEGYALMEDADFSYRVSRRFRNYYVPAARCSHYPSPIGGDRVEKLRRTRFRNHRYLFEKNMPKSLINWFAFWLAVIGTGLLFLYGDVVRWFRPKKLV encoded by the coding sequence TTGTTTGTGGCCGGAGGAGATCTCGAAATTTTGGTCTCAGTTGTAATCTGCACAAAGGACCGCCTCGAAGATCCTGTCCGCTGCATCGAGTCGCTTCTTTGCCAGACACGTTTGCCCGATGAGATTGTCATTATCGACGCGAGCGGAGGAGATCAACTCAAAAAGCGGATCGAAGAGACATTTGCCGCCTCGCGAGTGCCCTTGGTGTACAAGCATTCGAAACCTGGTCTGACGTACCAGCGGAATGTCTCTCTGGGTGTGCTGAGAGGAGAAGTTGTCTTCTTTTTTGATGATGACGTTGTTCTTGAGCCAGATTTCTTGGCTGAGATTCTTCGAGTGTTCGAGAATGATGTTACGGGACAAGTTGGGGGAGTAATGGGTCGGATTGTAAATCTTCCTCACAGAAGATGGTTACTGAACTTATATTGTCGTGTGTTTTGCTTGAGCAGGCCCGGTAATGGTCGCTTTCTGCGCTCAGGATTGGCGACATTCCCATGCAACAAAGATGGAGAGGTCTTAGCAACGGATTTTCTTTCGGGAGGAATAACAGCTTATCATCAGCGCGTACTCAAGGAGTTTTCCTGGGACGAATCGCTCGAAGGTTATGCGCTGATGGAAGATGCGGACTTTTCATACCGAGTATCGCGACGATTCCGAAATTATTATGTGCCGGCTGCCCGTTGTAGTCATTACCCATCACCAATTGGGGGCGACCGCGTTGAGAAGCTTAGGCGTACGAGGTTTCGAAATCACAGGTATCTTTTCGAGAAGAATATGCCGAAGTCATTGATAAATTGGTTTGCGTTTTGGCTTGCGGTGATTGGAACGGGGCTACTCTTTCTGTATGGAGATGTTGTTAGATGGTTCCGCCCAAAGAAACTCGTATGA
- a CDS encoding SDR family NAD(P)-dependent oxidoreductase, whose protein sequence is MNWKSKHVLVTGAGGFIGSHLAEQLVNEGARVRAFVHYNALGGAGWLDDSPLSDQMEIFAGDICDRDSVRSAMRGTEVIFHLAALIGIPYSYHAPASYVRTNIEGTLNILQAARDLNVQRVIHTSTSEVYGTACFVPITEEHPLQGQSPYSASKIGADKLADAFHFSFGLPVVTLRPFNTFGPRQSARAVIPTIVTQCLAGETVRLGNLHPTRDLNFVDNTVEGYLLAATVPGAIGKTINIGSGREISVGDLARLIGTLVGHPIKIESTAERVRPEKSEVERLLASNALAEKILGWKPKVNLEDGLAATVTWIRENLEMYRPGKYVL, encoded by the coding sequence ATGAACTGGAAATCCAAACACGTCCTGGTCACCGGCGCCGGAGGGTTTATTGGGAGCCACTTGGCGGAGCAGCTCGTGAACGAAGGCGCCCGCGTCCGCGCCTTCGTTCACTACAACGCGCTCGGAGGCGCGGGCTGGCTCGATGATTCTCCCCTGTCCGACCAGATGGAGATTTTTGCCGGCGACATCTGCGACCGCGATAGCGTTCGCAGTGCCATGCGAGGCACAGAGGTCATCTTCCATTTAGCGGCGTTGATCGGCATCCCCTACTCCTATCATGCGCCTGCATCCTATGTGCGCACGAATATCGAAGGAACGCTGAACATCCTGCAGGCCGCACGCGACCTCAACGTGCAGCGAGTCATTCACACCTCTACGAGCGAAGTATACGGAACCGCGTGCTTCGTCCCGATCACCGAGGAGCATCCACTCCAAGGTCAGTCACCCTACTCCGCCAGCAAAATTGGAGCGGACAAATTGGCGGACGCATTCCATTTCTCGTTCGGACTACCTGTTGTCACGTTGCGTCCGTTTAACACCTTTGGCCCGCGCCAGTCAGCACGCGCGGTTATTCCTACAATTGTTACGCAATGCTTGGCGGGCGAAACCGTGCGCTTAGGGAACCTGCATCCCACCCGCGATCTCAACTTCGTCGACAACACGGTCGAAGGCTATCTGCTGGCCGCCACCGTGCCGGGTGCCATCGGCAAGACTATCAACATCGGTTCAGGTCGGGAAATCAGTGTGGGCGACCTTGCCCGGTTAATCGGCACACTCGTCGGCCATCCTATCAAGATTGAAAGCACCGCGGAACGTGTACGACCAGAAAAGAGTGAGGTCGAGCGCTTGCTTGCCAGCAACGCATTGGCAGAGAAGATTCTCGGGTGGAAGCCCAAAGTAAATCTTGAAGATGGCTTGGCCGCAACGGTTACCTGGATTCGCGAGAACTTGGAGATGTACCGCCCGGGCAAATACGTACTTTAG
- a CDS encoding Gfo/Idh/MocA family oxidoreductase has protein sequence MCNTKIACIGAGYWGTNLVRNFSNLGVLSWICDSSHERLTQLSTEYSSARCADSFDEILADPDVAGVAIATPAETHGRIVRRALLAGKDVFVEKPLCLTVPEGQELVALASEKRRVLMVGHLLWYHPAVLKLKELVEAGELGRIQYIYSNRLNLGKIRREENILWSFAPHDVSVILGLVGEMPDVILSKGGNYLDDRIADVTVSLLSFPSGVKAHVFVSWLHPFKEQKLVVVGTRKMAVFDDVEKKDKLLLYPHSINWKNHIPVASKAEAQPVEFDWVEPLKAECAHFVECIRERATPRTDGSEALRVLTVLSGCEESLRRVEAPINQPASQRTRPYTAHETASIDEGVEIGEGTTIWHFSHILKNSRVGKNCRIGQNVMIGPNVNIGDGVKIQNNVSVYEGVTLEDHVFCGPSMVFTNVFNPRSEIRRMDELRPTLVRRGATLGANCTIVCGVTIGQYAFIGAGAVVLKDVPDFALLVGNPGKIIGWMCVCGNRIDIDDRAESGTCQVCQRMYRKKGQMVSLT, from the coding sequence ATGTGTAATACCAAGATTGCTTGCATTGGTGCTGGATACTGGGGGACAAACCTGGTTCGCAACTTCAGCAACCTTGGTGTCCTCTCATGGATCTGCGATTCGAGCCACGAAAGGTTAACGCAGCTCTCTACAGAATATTCGTCGGCAAGATGCGCTGATTCGTTCGACGAAATTCTTGCTGATCCGGACGTAGCTGGCGTGGCGATTGCGACCCCAGCCGAGACCCATGGGCGCATTGTGCGACGAGCACTCCTGGCCGGCAAAGACGTCTTTGTTGAAAAACCTCTCTGCCTGACAGTTCCTGAAGGTCAGGAACTCGTGGCCCTGGCTTCGGAAAAACGCCGCGTGCTTATGGTAGGCCACCTCCTTTGGTATCATCCAGCCGTGCTCAAGCTCAAGGAACTGGTTGAAGCAGGCGAACTTGGCCGAATCCAGTACATCTATTCCAACCGACTCAATCTTGGGAAGATCCGCCGTGAAGAAAATATCCTCTGGTCATTTGCGCCCCATGACGTCTCGGTAATCTTGGGTTTAGTGGGAGAGATGCCGGATGTTATTCTCTCCAAGGGTGGCAACTACCTTGACGACCGGATCGCTGATGTTACTGTGAGCCTTCTGTCGTTTCCCAGCGGCGTCAAGGCCCACGTCTTTGTGTCGTGGCTGCATCCATTCAAGGAGCAGAAACTGGTTGTTGTCGGGACTCGCAAGATGGCAGTATTCGACGACGTGGAAAAGAAAGACAAGCTGTTGCTGTATCCCCATTCTATCAACTGGAAAAATCATATTCCGGTTGCCAGCAAAGCTGAGGCTCAGCCTGTTGAGTTCGACTGGGTCGAACCATTGAAGGCCGAATGCGCCCATTTTGTCGAGTGCATCAGAGAACGCGCTACGCCACGGACCGATGGCAGCGAGGCACTTCGGGTCCTGACGGTTCTTAGTGGCTGTGAGGAAAGTCTCAGGCGCGTCGAAGCGCCAATCAATCAACCTGCCTCACAACGTACGCGACCATACACTGCGCATGAGACCGCAAGTATCGACGAGGGCGTTGAGATCGGCGAAGGGACCACGATCTGGCATTTCTCCCACATCCTGAAAAACTCCAGGGTTGGAAAGAATTGCAGGATCGGCCAAAACGTGATGATCGGCCCGAACGTGAACATCGGCGATGGGGTCAAAATACAAAATAACGTCTCTGTGTACGAGGGGGTGACCCTGGAGGATCATGTCTTTTGCGGTCCATCCATGGTGTTCACCAATGTGTTTAACCCGCGCAGCGAGATCAGGCGCATGGATGAGCTTCGTCCGACGCTGGTCCGGCGGGGTGCGACGCTTGGGGCCAACTGCACAATCGTCTGTGGCGTGACCATCGGTCAGTATGCTTTTATCGGCGCCGGCGCGGTCGTTCTGAAAGATGTCCCGGACTTTGCGCTACTTGTTGGAAATCCCGGCAAGATTATCGGATGGATGTGTGTCTGTGGGAATCGTATCGATATTGATGATCGGGCCGAGTCTGGTACCTGTCAGGTGTGCCAGAGAATGTATCGAAAGAAAGGTCAAATGGTGTCATTGACATGA
- a CDS encoding glycosyltransferase family 4 protein — translation MTRRWQGPLQLEDGTKILQSVDSESPALHERLSALHEHWLRVERGVNAWERSRYRRAMGPPEHRDYHPSFANSLVEAVSIPPFVAQLDPAFIFGQEVFTYGLATALCTAGPKVLMPWGGDVFRFSETSSVAFTMVRRALHGVDLVVPGAVVGAQRVVDRFGVPAEKVYVNSWGIDRTLFRRASEEERRAFCIRHRIDPASLIILNIRRFKPRWGCDLVTEAFSRLALEDATLQFFALGGEGSESFVAEARKRILAKGLARRITILDGHIPDASVRQLVSVADIFTSLVRLNDMGSDSVKEGAAAGATPVVSDIASNREMERLGFRALFTEKLDASAVVAAVQRAIHDPALRAEVAAANQRYLEKYEDNDYNMLRLLDLIASCPVRTEESARAGISYTLAVIDEIIGGRKHLGLLSNLVRLRRGCSHPLNSARSAWRELRMFLHF, via the coding sequence GTGACGCGACGGTGGCAGGGACCCCTTCAGTTGGAAGATGGGACCAAGATTCTTCAGAGTGTCGATTCGGAAAGCCCAGCGCTGCACGAGCGATTGAGTGCGCTCCATGAACATTGGTTGCGCGTCGAACGCGGCGTAAATGCTTGGGAGCGTTCACGATACCGGCGTGCGATGGGTCCGCCGGAACATCGAGACTATCATCCGTCCTTTGCGAATTCGCTCGTGGAGGCAGTGAGCATTCCTCCATTTGTCGCCCAACTTGATCCCGCTTTTATCTTTGGCCAGGAGGTGTTCACCTATGGTCTGGCCACGGCCTTGTGCACGGCTGGCCCTAAGGTGCTGATGCCCTGGGGTGGCGATGTCTTCCGGTTTTCCGAAACTAGTTCAGTGGCCTTCACAATGGTCCGCCGAGCACTCCATGGGGTGGATCTGGTCGTGCCGGGTGCAGTGGTCGGAGCTCAGCGCGTCGTGGACCGATTCGGGGTGCCGGCTGAGAAGGTGTACGTCAATTCGTGGGGAATTGATCGGACGCTATTCCGCAGAGCCTCTGAAGAGGAGCGGCGCGCATTTTGTATACGACATCGAATTGACCCGGCGTCGCTGATCATCCTTAATATCCGGCGGTTCAAGCCACGCTGGGGTTGTGACCTTGTGACAGAAGCCTTTAGTCGGCTTGCGCTGGAAGATGCCACATTACAGTTTTTCGCGCTTGGCGGAGAGGGCAGTGAGTCGTTTGTCGCCGAGGCTCGCAAGCGGATTTTGGCGAAGGGCCTGGCGCGTCGGATCACGATTCTTGATGGGCATATCCCCGATGCATCCGTGCGGCAACTCGTTTCGGTGGCGGATATATTCACTTCTCTCGTCAGGCTCAATGATATGGGCTCAGACAGCGTGAAGGAAGGCGCCGCCGCGGGTGCCACGCCCGTGGTGAGCGATATCGCGTCAAATCGGGAGATGGAACGTCTTGGCTTCCGGGCGTTGTTCACCGAGAAGCTGGATGCCTCAGCCGTAGTTGCAGCGGTGCAACGTGCGATCCATGACCCCGCACTCCGCGCAGAGGTCGCGGCGGCGAACCAGCGGTATCTGGAGAAGTACGAAGACAACGACTACAACATGCTGAGACTGCTTGATTTGATAGCCAGTTGCCCGGTGCGCACGGAAGAGAGCGCGCGCGCAGGTATTTCATATACCCTGGCAGTGATTGATGAGATCATCGGCGGACGCAAACACTTGGGGCTGCTGTCCAATCTTGTGCGTCTCCGCCGGGGGTGCAGTCATCCGCTTAACAGCGCACGCTCTGCTTGGCGAGAGTTACGAATGTTCCTCCACTTCTAA
- a CDS encoding LegC family aminotransferase: MQQPQPIIPLSEPSLRGNEWTYLKECLDTNWVSYAGPFVDRFERELAAKVGAKHAVAAVSGTAALHICLLLAGVGHDDEVVMPAVTFVAPANAVRYCGAWPALIDISPNDWQLDVVQLERFLANGCERRGGRLINKATGRQVAALLPVHLLGGMCDVDRVAELATRYDLPLIEDAAECLGAAYKSRPIAAPCPAYRGPMRLVITSFNGNKIITTGGGGAIFTEDPGLAAHARHLTTTAKADKIEFFHDEVGYNYRLTNIAAALGVAQLEKLDEYVKIKRGIAARYAELLKNNPHIKAHPAPQHCRSTFWMYSVMLDRVARPVIDSMMREGVMSRPIWIPIHKLPAFSDGAFQFNVTAAETLHRSGLSLPCSVEITEAQVGRVLNLLLEG; encoded by the coding sequence TTGCAGCAGCCACAACCAATCATTCCACTCAGTGAGCCCTCGCTCCGCGGCAACGAGTGGACCTACCTCAAGGAGTGCTTGGATACAAATTGGGTGTCCTATGCGGGGCCTTTCGTGGACCGGTTCGAACGGGAATTGGCGGCAAAAGTCGGAGCGAAGCACGCGGTCGCAGCGGTGAGTGGAACCGCCGCGCTTCACATTTGCCTTCTGTTGGCGGGAGTGGGCCACGACGATGAAGTTGTCATGCCGGCGGTGACTTTCGTAGCGCCTGCAAATGCAGTCCGCTATTGTGGCGCGTGGCCGGCGCTCATCGATATTTCCCCAAACGACTGGCAACTGGACGTCGTACAGTTGGAGCGGTTCCTCGCTAACGGATGCGAGCGGCGTGGAGGTCGACTTATCAACAAGGCCACAGGACGACAGGTAGCTGCACTCCTGCCTGTACATTTGCTTGGCGGCATGTGCGATGTGGACCGGGTCGCAGAGCTGGCAACACGATACGATCTCCCGTTGATTGAAGATGCCGCCGAATGCTTGGGGGCCGCTTACAAAAGTCGTCCGATTGCTGCCCCCTGCCCCGCCTACCGGGGGCCGATGCGGCTGGTCATCACCAGTTTCAACGGGAACAAGATCATCACCACCGGTGGCGGTGGCGCGATTTTCACGGAGGATCCGGGGCTGGCGGCACATGCCAGGCACCTCACCACCACGGCCAAGGCCGACAAGATCGAGTTCTTCCACGACGAGGTGGGCTACAACTACCGCCTGACCAACATTGCCGCGGCCCTGGGAGTTGCCCAACTGGAGAAACTCGACGAATACGTTAAGATCAAGCGTGGAATCGCCGCCCGATATGCTGAGTTGCTCAAAAACAACCCGCACATCAAGGCGCATCCCGCACCGCAGCACTGCCGGAGCACCTTCTGGATGTACAGCGTGATGCTGGACCGAGTTGCCCGTCCGGTCATCGACTCGATGATGAGAGAGGGCGTGATGAGTCGCCCAATCTGGATACCGATTCACAAACTGCCCGCTTTTTCGGACGGGGCATTCCAATTCAACGTGACGGCGGCCGAGACGCTGCACCGGTCCGGGCTAAGCCTTCCATGCAGTGTTGAGATCACTGAGGCGCAGGTAGGCAGGGTCCTTAATCTGTTGCTAGAGGGTTAG